Proteins from a single region of Pithys albifrons albifrons isolate INPA30051 chromosome 12, PitAlb_v1, whole genome shotgun sequence:
- the FA2H gene encoding fatty acid 2-hydroxylase, with protein sequence MATAGPRSFSAAEVRARCAQGACLVSCHRRLYDLSGFVRLHPGGEQLLRRRAGTDVSAALDGPPHRHSANARRWLEQYYVGEIETSDEQSSSEPVDEKAVDAAAQTPKQTDLCYKTVDVEKDLVDWQKPLLWQVGYLGEKYDEWVHQPVDRPIRLFHSDVLEFLSKTAWYVVFMVWTPVVLYLTWFSYTSLAQGNTRLFSSFTTEYSIPVHKYYFPFIFLLGMILWSLLEYLIHRFVFHMKPPASNYYLITLHFLLHGQHHKSPFDSSRLVFPPVPASLVIGFFYGVLRVLLPEVLGLSVFVGGLCGYVIYDMMHYYLHYGSPKKGTYLYGLKAYHVKHHFEHQKSGFGISTRFWDYPFRTLIPEETFKKED encoded by the exons ATGGCCACGGCGGGGCCGCGGTCCTTCAGCGCCGCCGAGGTGCGGGCGCGCTGCGCGCAGGGCGCCTGCCTGGTCTCCTGTCACCGCCGCCTCTACGACCTGAGCGGCTTCGTGCGGCTGCACCCGGGCGGGGAGCAGCTGCTGCGCCGCCGGGCCGGCACCGACGTGAGCGCGGCGCTGGACGGGCCGCCCCACCGGCACTCGGCCAATGCCCGCCGCTGGCTGGAGCAGTACTACGTGGGGGAGATAGAGACCAGCGACGAGCAG agTTCCTCTGAGCCAGTGGATGAGAAGGCAGTGGATGCTGCAGCCCAGACCCCGAAGCAGACAGATCTCTGCTACAAAACAGTGGATGTGGAGAAG GACCTGGTAGACTGGCAGAAGCCCTTGCTGTGGCAGGTGGGCTACTTAGGGGAGAAGTACGACGAGTGGGTGCACCAGCCTGTGGATCGGCCCATCCGCCTCTTCCACTCGGATGTCCTTGAGTTCCTCTCCAAGACAGCATG GTACGTGGTGTTCATGGTATGGACGCCCGTGGTGCTCTATCTCACCTGGTTCAGCTACACCTCCCTCGCTCAGGGCAACACCAGGCTCTTCTCCTCCTTCACCACAG AGTACTCCATCCCTGTCCACAAATACTACTTCCCCTTCATCTTCCTCCTGGGAATGATCCTGTGGTCCCTGCTAGAGTACCTCATCCATCGCTTTGTCTTCCACATGAAGCCACCCGCTAGTAACTACTATCTCATCACCTTGCATTTCTTGCTGCATGGGCAGCATCACAAG TCTCCCTTTGACAGCTCCCGCCTGGTCTTCCCTCCCGTGCCAGCCTCGCTGGTGATCGGCTTCTTCTACGGTGTCCTGCGAGTCCTGCTGCCCGAGGTGCTGGGGCTCTCGGTGTTCGTCGGGGGGCTCTGCGGCTACGTCATCTATGACATGATGCACTATTACCTCCACTACGGCTCACCCAAAAAAGGCACCTACCTGTATGGACTGAAGGCTTATCATGTCAAGCACCACTTTGAACACCAAAAATCAG gctttGGCATCAGCACACGCTTCTGGGACTATCCCTTCCGGACACTCATCCCCGAGGAGACCTTCAAGAAAGAGGACTGA
- the MLKL gene encoding mixed lineage kinase domain-like protein translates to MDIVERVLSIAQAIHAQFEQVKCCKHQCQRLVERIQILLEPVRILRAQPQQHISHQEEELLKKLLWVLGEAEKLVMKYSQTSWIQKFLRARSTGEEFVWVNESLGDIAQGLSLLLQAEQKQAFLEAFQAKTCHRQDAEDLRDDRAFLDQVLASTEEPEDMAGEIYIDKQHMVNKVDWMQSELNKIVREMERLKKVNVGKREDITEIKQDQLTIHRHLQDTERYDLYEGEYLKYPVAIKTFKRPLTTDPMKVRDIFEKEVQTLKKFESPNILRMYGICIEENDGSPCFSIVMEYCKHGTLRDVLNKQQHLSWDIRIRMALGAARGLYRLHQTEEKSRLHGSICSSKFLVAGDYCVKLSGFELCETESSIKRKAKTSWKQVSMLAYIAPENMKDINYPYKKPCEIYSFGIVLAEIATSKIPFEGCTPEEIVEKICNHHYWDPVGEDCPEDLRKVIEQCRALDPSQRPSAEEIVDSLADLEKHRNQGS, encoded by the exons ATGGACATCGTGGAGAGGGTCCTCTCCATAGCCCAGGCCATCCATGCCCAATTCGAGCAGGTGAAGTGCTGTAAACACCAGTGCCAGCGCCTTGTGGAGCGTATCCAGATCCTGCTGGAGCCTGTGAGGATCCTCAGggctcagccacagcagcacatctCCCACCAAGAAGAGGAACTGCTGAAGAAACTGCTCTGGGTATTAGGGGAAGCTGAGAAACTGGTGATGAAATACAGCCAGACCAGCTGGATCCAGAAGTTCCTGCGAGCACGCAGCACTGGTGAGGAGTTTGTCTGGGTGAATGAGAGCCTGGGGGACATTGCCCAGGggctctccctcctgctgcaggcgGAGCAGAAGCAGGCTTTCCTGGAAGCTTTCCAGGCGAAGACATGTCACAGGCAGGATGCTGAGGACCTGAGGGATGACAGGGCTTTCTTGGACCAGGTGCTTGCAA GTACTGAGGAACCTGAAGACATGGCTGGGGAGATCTACATTGACAAGCAGCATATGGTGAACAAGGTAGACTGGATGCAAAGTGAGCTGAACAAAATCGTGCGTGAGATGGAGC GCTTGAAGAAGGTCAATGTTGGTAAAAGAGAAGACATTACTGAGATCAAGCAGGACCAGCTCACCATCCACAGGCACCTGCAGGACACTGAGAGATATGACCTCTATGAGGGCGAGTACCTCAAGTACCCTGTTGCCATCAAAACCTTCAAGAGACCACTAACCACTGACCCAAT GAAGGTGAGAGACATCTTCGAGAAGGAGGTTCAGACCCTGAAGAAGTTTGAGTCTCCAAACATCTTGCGCATGTACGGGATCTGCATTGAGGAGAACG ATGGGAGCCCCTGCTTCTCCATCGTCATGGAGTACTGTAAGCATGGGACACTGCGGGATGTGCTGAACAAGCAACAGCATCTCTCCTGGGACATCCGCATTCGGATggccctgggagctgccagagGCCTTTACAG GTTGCACCAGACAGAGGAGAAATCCCGACTCCATGGGTCCATCTGCAGTAGCAAATTCCTGGTGGCTGGGGATTACTGTGTGAAG CTGTCAGGATTTGAGCTGTGTGAAACAGAGTCATCCATCAAGAGGAAAGCCAAGACGAGCTGGAAACAAGTTTCTATGTTGGCTTACATTGCTCCTGAGAACATGAAAGACATCAACTACCCCTACAAGAAGCCCTGTGAAATATACAG CTTCGGGATCGTGCTGGCAGAGATTGCAACCTCCAAAATCCCATTTGAAG GCTGCACTCCTGAGGAGATTGTGGAGAAAATCTGCAACCACCATTACTGGGACCCTGTTGGGGAGGATTGCCCCGAAGACCTGCGGAAAGTTATTGAACAGTGCCGGGCCCTTGACCCTTCCCAACGCCCTTCTGCTGAGG AGATTGTGGACTCGCTGGCTGACCTGGAGAAACACAGAAACCAAGGAAGTTAG
- the RFWD3 gene encoding E3 ubiquitin-protein ligase RFWD3 isoform X2 — MAQEEMEVDLQAVAGYPVENLGALPAEPSGHAMMSSQAPVLGEGGGSAAVLPADDAVVTPNPGTTREAAAEPDPPPSAALRELQRRQGTLDPNQPLPVPQLTQRPQVRRARARRRQGTGGSQRTISTRAALDHYFQLSRTQGPPAGPASHLEPSHVARDNQEQSPDEIVEVSDSDSSTSEEEEEEEEEELVETEALLFPPAQETLPAASSRVSSQAQAEAPQTLSQASAEHGSHEGEEAEAQQKQRTPLKKVEPSVPVAQLDEEEGDTCSICFDQWTNAGDHRLSALRCGHLFGYTCIEKWLKGQAGKCPQCNKKAKRSDIVVLYARTLKALDTSEQERMRSSLEKAQMLQRQAELESAQSRLQLQVLTDECSKLRRQVQELKALVAQQNVSTLQQPGSSHTCLPGSLPSSQSQRKYHLEKVFLVSERGNCRVMAYCDSMSCLVVSQPSPHYPGFPGCGVKMVSLADLKSNRYISIHSKPIRALAFGTRSDGLLLSASLDGTLKLTSLATNTVVQTYDTGRPVWSCCWCLDDTNYVYAGLVNGSIMIYDLRNTNTHVQELVPQKSRCPMVSLSYLPRMASASLPYGGILAGTLEGACFWEHKAGSSYRPHHLPLEPGGCIGVQTEIHTRHCLATYRPGKNNPFVRCVMMELTCSPLTEASEDVSPENDGSVFVCAGDEASNSALLWDAGSGSLLQKLPAYLPVLDICPLEVNQTHLLATMTGKVVNIYKWQ, encoded by the exons ATGGCTCAAGAAGAGATGGAAGTTGATCTCCAAGCAGTAGCTGGTTACCCAGTGGAGAACCTCGGAGCGCTTCCCGCGGAGCCCTCTGGTCATGCCATGATGTCTTCCCAAGCTCCCGTGCTCggggaaggaggaggcagcGCTGCAGTTCTTCCTGCTGACGACGCTGTTGTCACACCAAACCCTGGTACAACGAGGGAAGCAGCTGCGGAGCCTGACCCGCCGCCGAGTGCTGccctcagggagctgcagaggcGACAAGGGACATTGGATCCAAACCAGCCTTTGCCTGTGCCGCAGCTCACACAGCGCCCGCAAGTGAGGAGAGCTCGAGCTCGCAGACGACAGGGAACTGGTGGTTCCCAAAGAACAATCAGCACCAG GGCAGCACTGGACCATTACTTTCAACTCAGCAGGACTCAGGGACCACCTGCAGGACCAGCTTCACACCTGGAGCCCTCACATGTTGCGAGGGACAACCAGGAACAGAGCCCAGATGAAATAGTAGAAGTGAGTGACTCTGACAGCAGCACttctgaggaggaggaggaggaggaggaggaggagttggTAGAGACTGAAGCACTGCTGTTTCCTCCAGCCCAGGAGACACTTCCAGCAGCAAGCTCAAGAG TTTCCAGTCAAGCCCAAGCAGAGGCCCCTCAGACTTTGTCTCAAGCTTCTGCAGAACACGGAAGTCATGAAGGTGAAGAGGCTGAAGCCCAGCAAAAGCAG AGAACTCCACTAAAGAAAGTGGAGCCCTCAGTTCCTGTAGCACAGCtggatgaggaggaaggagacacCTGTTCAATCTGCTTTGATCAGTGGACCAACGCCGGGGACCACCGTCTGTCAGCACTGCGGTGTGGGCACCTCTTTGGCTACACTTGCATTGAGAAGTGGCTcaagggacaggcagggaagtgCCCTCAG tgcaaTAAGAAAGCCAAGCGTTCTGACATCGTGGTCCTGTATGCGCGCACTCTGAAAGCCCTGGATACCAGTGAGCAGGAGCGCATGAGAAG ttctctagaaaaggcacaaatgcTGCAGAGGCAGGCCGAGCTGGAATCTGCACAGAGCCGTCTCCAGCTCCAGGTGTTGACGGATGAATGCAGCAAACTCCGCAGGCAAGTTCAG GAGCTGAAGGCTCTGGTGGCCCAGCAGAATGTGAGCACCTTGCAGCAACCTGGCAGCTCCCACACCTGCCTCCCAGGGAGCCTCCCTTCCAGCCAAAGCCAGCGCAAGTACCACttggaaaaggtttttctgGTGTCTGAGCGTGGGAACTGCCGAGTGATGGCATACTGTGACTCAATGAGCTGTCTTGTGGTATCACAGCCTTCTCCACATTATCCTGGTTTTCCTG GTTGTGGTGTTAAGATGGTAAGTTTGGCCGACCTGAAGAGCAACCGGTACATCTCCATCCATAGCAAACCAATTCGGGCCCTGGCTTTTGGCACTCGGTCAGATggtttgctgctctctgcttctctggatGGCACTCTCAAACTCACCAG CTTGGCAACAAACACTGTGGTGCAGACATACGATACTGGCCGTCctgtctggagctgctgctggtgtctTGATGATACAAACTATGTCTATGCTGGATTGGTCAATGGCTCTATCATGATATATGATCTGAGAAACACAAACACTCACGTCCAAGAACTGGTCCCTCAGAAGTCCAG GTGCCCCATGGTGTCACTGTCCTACCTGCCCCGGATGGCCTCAGCATCACTGCCTTATGGCGGAATATTGGCTGGGACCTTGGAAGGAGCCTGCTTTTGGGAACACAAAGCTGGCAGCTCCTACCGACCTCATCACCTGCCCCTGGAACCTGGAGGCTGCATCGGTGTTCAAACAGAGATCCACACACGGCACTGCCTCGCCACGTACAGGCCTG GTAAAAATAACCCATTTGTGCGATGTGTGATGATGGAACTCACTTGCAGCCCACTGACAGAGGCCTCTGAAGATGTG